The proteins below are encoded in one region of Gambusia affinis linkage group LG07, SWU_Gaff_1.0, whole genome shotgun sequence:
- the LOC122834415 gene encoding globoside alpha-1,3-N-acetylgalactosaminyltransferase 1-like, which translates to MALFLFCKSPAGPVRVNRIQLLLCCFLLSLIVYFFKGRRAAASLESVHPLSQVLGMKDGMILKDMSSLKTVHSKTPQQTSWGAPMVWGDSHNSVWRRAKLSERGIRVGLLALVVGTYARFVRHFLHSAENHFLPGQMVTYYILTDNPRTLDPPVELGPGRQMKVLPAAELPGWDRLAYRRMVLFAEAIWGSIGKEVDYIFCADIDQEFVGPVGEEILGDLVATLHPEFFEVPRNNFPYEDQEESSACVEEDEGDYYYTSEFYGGVVSQMRRLARECSLLILQDQANNLMAKGLEESYLNRYLIDHRPTCVLSPEYSWWYSPLTAHVPKKRLVSLGRQCEAYDIEKRELQRC; encoded by the exons ATGGCACTTTTCCTGTTCTGCAAGTCTCCTGCAG GCCCAGTCAGAGTGAACAGAATACAGCTCCTTCTGTGCTGTTTTCTGCTGTCTCTTATCGTAT ACTTCTTTAAAGGACGCAGAGCTGCTGCCAGTTTGGAGTCAGTCCATCCCTTGTCTCAGGTGTTGGGAATGAAGGATGGAATGATACTGAAAGACATGTCTTCATTGAAGACAGTGCACTCAAAAACTCCACAGCAGACATCGTGGGGAGCCCCTATGGTTTGGGGTGACAGCCACAATTCGGTGTGGCGCAGGGCAAAACTCTCAGAACGAGGAATTCGCGTAGGCCTGTTGGCCCTTGTGGTCGGAACTTACGCCCGGTTTGTTCGTCATTTCCTCCACTCAGCCGAAAACCACTTTCTCCCTGGTCAGATGGTCACGTATTACATTCTTACAGACAACCCCCGCACTCTGGATCCTCCTGTTGAGCTGGGCCCTGGACGACAGATGAAGGTGCTTCCGGCTGCGGAGCTGCCTGGCTGGGACAGGTTGGCTTACCGTCGCATGGTACTGTTTGCTGAAGCCATCTGGGGGTCCATTGGCAAAGAGGTCGACTACATCTTCTGCGCTGACATTGACCAGGAGTTTGTGGGCCCGGTAGGGGAAGAAATCCTTGGGGATCTGGTGGCTACGCTACACCCAGAGTTTTTTGAAGTGCCACGAAACAATTTCCCTTATGAAGACCAAGAAGAGTCATCCGCATGCGTAGAGGAGGACGAGGGAGACTACTATTATACATCAGAGTTTTATGGCGGGGTGGTTTCTCAGATGCGCAGACTTGCTCGGGAGTGTTCTTTGCTTATACTTCAAGACCAGGCGAACAACTTGATGGCCAAAGGACTGGAGGAAAGCTACTTAAACCGCTACCTGATCGACCACAGGCCTACCTGTGTGCTCTCACCAGAGTACAGCTGGTGGTATTCGCCCCTTACTGCCCATGTGCCCAAAAAAAGACTGGTCTCATTGGGAAGGCAGTGTGAGGCTTATGACATAGAGAAGAGAGAACTACAGAGgtgttga